GGAGTTGATCCTGACGGGTGATCGCGTCAAGGCCGAAGAGGGCCGCCGGATGGGGCTGGTGAATGAGGTCGTTCCGGACGCCGAGGTTTTGAGCCGGGCCCGTGCGGTGGCGAAGAAAGTCGCCGGGATGGGTCAGTTGGCGGTCCGCGCGGCGCTGAAGGCGGTTCTAGATGGCCGTACCCAATCGCTGGAGTCCGGGCTGGAATTGGAAGCGAAATTGTTCGGCTCACTTTGCGAGACGGCGGATATGAAGGAGGGCCTCCATGCGTTCCTGCAGAAACGTCCGGCCCGGTTCCGGGATGCGTGACGGATGACCCGGTGATCAACGGAGGCCGTGTGGGCGACAACCCATCAAAATACCCCGTTCGGGAGGGAAAGATGGCCCTCGTATTGGCCGGAGGAGGTTTCCCCGGATGGATGTATGAGGTCGGCTGTCTCTCGGCCCTGGACGAGTTCTTTGACAATGGTTTTACCGTAAATGATTTTGACATTTACGTTGGAACCAGCGCGGGTGCGGGCGTGGCGGCCCTGGTCGCCAACCAGGTCAGGCCGATCGAAATATTCGAGGCGATCCGCGAAAACAAAGACAGCCCCTTTAATTTCAAAAGCAGCAATATTTACAGCTTCGGTTATCAGGAAACGTGGCAGTTGTTCAAGAAACTGGTCCGGTCACTGGGACCGATGATAAGCTATCTGTGGCGGAATCGGAAATGGTTCTCCACAATGGATCTGGTCCACCTTTTCGAGGAATACCTCCCTTCCGGACTCTTCACCCTTCGAAATTTTGACGATTACCTGGGGTCTTTTTTATCCCAACCCGGTTATACCAACGATTTCCGAAAATTAAAGCGCGAGTTGTACATTCCGGCGATCGACGTCGACCTGGGGCGGTACGATGTTTTCGGGGAGGGCGAATTCGCCGATGTACCCATCTCGCAGGCCGTCACGGCTTCGTCGGCGATTCCGATCGTCTTCCAGCCGGTCCAGATCAAGGGGCGGGACTATATCGACGGAGGCGTCGGCCGTGTCGCGTACATGGACATCGCGATCAATCATGGCGCTTCTCTCGTGTTCGTGATCAACCCCATTGTTCACATCGTCAACGACCGGAGCAAGTTCTGCTTGCCGACCTTGTACGGCTATTGCGGAGGTCTGAAAGAAAAGGGGATGTCGTATATCTTTGACCAGGGGAACCGGATCAGCACGGGCACCCGGATTTATCTCGGCCTGAAGCGCTATCAGGCGGAACATCCCGACAAGGATTTCCTTCTGGTCCAACCCGACCCGTCCGACGCCTTGATGTTCTTGTACAACGTCAT
The window above is part of the Nitrospiria bacterium genome. Proteins encoded here:
- a CDS encoding patatin-like phospholipase family protein; translated protein: MALVLAGGGFPGWMYEVGCLSALDEFFDNGFTVNDFDIYVGTSAGAGVAALVANQVRPIEIFEAIRENKDSPFNFKSSNIYSFGYQETWQLFKKLVRSLGPMISYLWRNRKWFSTMDLVHLFEEYLPSGLFTLRNFDDYLGSFLSQPGYTNDFRKLKRELYIPAIDVDLGRYDVFGEGEFADVPISQAVTASSAIPIVFQPVQIKGRDYIDGGVGRVAYMDIAINHGASLVFVINPIVHIVNDRSKFCLPTLYGYCGGLKEKGMSYIFDQGNRISTGTRIYLGLKRYQAEHPDKDFLLVQPDPSDALMFLYNVINLAARLEILNYGYVSTVNVLKSQFTSFEKYFAKHGVKVTLKRFR